A window from Synechococcus sp. RSCCF101 encodes these proteins:
- a CDS encoding aromatic ring-hydroxylating dioxygenase subunit alpha has product MTPSAPSLPNHWYAVAHEGEVDPGPLVVRLLGERYVLFRDEQGRCRAFHDVCAHRAASFASGWVENGCLRCPYHGWTYGADGACRLIPADDPGTAIPARARLHPLPVQQASGFLWLFPGEPSLADADLIPPLPEYDQPGWRVVRGEYTWNAHFSRVVEAGLDTSHAPFVHKPFFPNRNDAAVGPLTIHEESDRVWTHQQVKPPQRMGLLKYILRKDRPFSSSTLTSYLPAVNRIHLDFNWRGFQYIYFASNIPESEGFTRTKWIGLRNFLPQSWADGNSIRNTVTTYEEDRAVVEAQPPGPSWGQHAPELLLASDHLILAYRKRVAAMATLAS; this is encoded by the coding sequence ATGACTCCATCGGCCCCCTCACTGCCCAACCACTGGTATGCCGTCGCCCATGAGGGGGAGGTGGATCCCGGCCCGCTTGTCGTTCGGCTTCTGGGTGAGCGCTACGTCCTGTTCCGGGATGAGCAAGGCCGATGCCGCGCGTTTCATGATGTCTGCGCCCATCGAGCGGCCAGCTTCGCTTCGGGTTGGGTGGAGAACGGTTGCCTCCGCTGCCCGTATCACGGTTGGACCTATGGCGCCGATGGCGCCTGTCGCCTGATTCCCGCTGACGATCCGGGCACAGCCATCCCGGCCAGGGCGCGTCTCCATCCGTTGCCGGTTCAGCAGGCCAGCGGATTTCTGTGGCTGTTTCCCGGCGAGCCCTCGTTGGCGGATGCGGATCTCATCCCGCCCTTGCCGGAGTATGACCAGCCAGGGTGGAGGGTCGTGCGTGGGGAATACACCTGGAATGCTCATTTCAGTCGTGTTGTCGAGGCCGGTCTGGATACATCCCATGCCCCGTTCGTGCACAAGCCGTTCTTTCCGAACCGCAATGATGCTGCGGTCGGGCCTCTGACCATCCATGAGGAGTCTGACCGGGTCTGGACTCATCAGCAGGTCAAGCCACCGCAGCGTATGGGTCTGCTCAAATACATTCTGCGCAAGGACCGACCCTTCTCCAGTTCAACCTTGACCAGTTATCTGCCGGCAGTCAACCGCATTCATCTGGATTTTAACTGGCGAGGATTCCAATACATCTATTTCGCAAGTAATATTCCTGAGAGTGAGGGATTCACCCGCACGAAATGGATCGGTCTTCGCAACTTCCTTCCCCAGTCCTGGGCCGATGGCAACTCCATTCGCAACACGGTGACGACCTACGAGGAAGACCGAGCTGTTGTTGAAGCTCAGCCACCCGGACCGTCCTGGGGACAGCATGCACCGGAACTGCTTCTCGCTTCC
- a CDS encoding cyclic nucleotide-binding domain-containing protein gives MRAQEVEAGATVYRAGDPSHALFLVKRGGVDLITDYPETGEGVDASVHSGGVFGEVELIDGRPRQHSARASEPTLMIVLERDELMDVLFDHPGRSLVIGRSVFDHLRELYSGNTLESDLTRLREEMLDHIRQAVVDHEARVFANPTAKVVMVASAVVLGFLAAGVYWWFHR, from the coding sequence ATGCGCGCCCAGGAGGTCGAAGCCGGAGCCACCGTGTACCGGGCCGGGGATCCCAGCCATGCCCTCTTCCTGGTGAAGCGCGGCGGGGTGGATCTGATCACCGATTACCCGGAGACCGGTGAGGGCGTGGATGCCAGCGTTCACAGCGGCGGCGTGTTCGGCGAGGTGGAGCTGATCGACGGAAGGCCCCGTCAGCATTCCGCCCGGGCGTCCGAGCCCACCCTGATGATCGTGCTGGAGCGCGATGAGTTGATGGATGTGCTCTTCGATCACCCCGGCCGCTCCCTGGTGATCGGTCGCTCGGTGTTCGACCACCTGCGCGAGCTCTACAGCGGCAACACCCTGGAATCGGATCTCACGCGGCTGCGGGAGGAGATGCTCGATCACATCCGTCAGGCCGTGGTTGATCACGAGGCCCGTGTGTTCGCCAACCCCACCGCCAAGGTGGTGATGGTGGCCTCGGCCGTTGTGCTGGGATTCCTCGCCGCCGGGGTGTACTGGTGGTTCCACCGCTGA
- a CDS encoding MinD/ParA family protein, with product MTRIIAAHSFRGGTGKSNISANLALALASSGRRVAVLDADLQSPGVHALFNLSADHPGPFLNDALMGRCSMEAAAVDTGRGGPGRLWVVPSSLDPDAIASILREGYEVERLNDGFSSLSEALHLDELVMDTHPGVSEDTLLTAAIADVLLMVMRPDRQDYQGTAVAVEVCRRLFVPDMRMVVNKVPDAFDAGEVRDRVARSYGIPVAAVLPLSQDLFTLASNDLALSCHPDLPWSRQLRELAAELMAAGR from the coding sequence GTGACCCGCATCATCGCCGCCCATTCCTTCCGGGGCGGAACGGGGAAATCGAACATCAGCGCCAACCTGGCCCTGGCGCTCGCCAGCAGCGGTCGCCGGGTGGCCGTGCTGGATGCGGATCTCCAATCCCCCGGTGTGCACGCGCTCTTCAACCTATCGGCGGACCACCCCGGCCCCTTCCTCAACGACGCCCTGATGGGCCGCTGTTCGATGGAGGCGGCCGCGGTGGACACCGGCCGCGGCGGCCCGGGACGGCTCTGGGTCGTGCCCTCCTCCCTCGACCCCGATGCGATCGCCTCAATCCTGCGCGAGGGCTACGAGGTGGAACGCCTCAACGATGGCTTCTCCTCCCTCTCCGAGGCTTTGCACCTCGATGAGCTGGTGATGGACACCCACCCGGGCGTCAGCGAGGACACCCTGCTCACCGCGGCCATCGCCGATGTGCTGCTGATGGTGATGCGCCCCGATCGACAGGACTACCAGGGCACGGCCGTGGCGGTGGAGGTGTGCCGTCGCCTCTTTGTGCCGGATATGCGCATGGTGGTCAACAAGGTGCCGGATGCCTTCGATGCCGGGGAGGTCAGGGATCGGGTGGCGCGCAGCTACGGCATCCCCGTGGCCGCCGTGCTGCCCCTCAGCCAGGACCTCTTCACCCTGGCCAGCAATGATCTGGCCCTCTCCTGCCATCCAGATCTGCCCTGGAGCCGTCAGCTGCGGGAGCTGGCCGCAGAACTCATGGCCGCCGGCCGCTGA